In the genome of Chrysiogenes arsenatis DSM 11915, the window ACAACGGGGTCGATGCGAAAAAACTGGATGATGTCGAATTGACGCTGAGCGTGCGGTAACGTTGATCAGATAAGTTCCGGCCAACGACGGGCGACTTCCCGTGTATAAGCAAGCTCCTGCTGTATAGCTTCAAGCTCGCGCAGCGTCATGGATTCCCCCCGCCGCGCTTTCTGCTCTAGTGCACGCACTTTTTCAAAGGCTTGTGGCGCCTGAAACAGCCCTACCAACCCTTTGAGGCGGTGTAGCTGGAGCGCAACTTCTTCTTGATTACCGTCTGCTATCGCTTGCTGAAGTGCTTGCACTAATGCGGGATAGGTTTCCTGAAAAAATCGCTCCAGCATGGAGTGCCACAGTTCGTAGTCTCCCTCAAAATTATCACTGATCCACTTCCAGTTAAAGACCGACTGTGAGGCAAAATCGCCTGCCGCTGGACGTGAGCAAGCGGGTTGCGGTGCTTGATGCGGCGTATCTGGCCCAAAAAGCGCCCCCAACGTATGCAGCAGATCGACCTTGCGAACGGGTTTGGCCAGATGAGCAGTCATGCCAGCGGCTAAAAATCGCGAGATATCTTCTTCCATAGCGTGACCCAACTGGCCTGAATGTTTTTGAAGTTGTCGAGATAGATACGGCTGACGGCTAAAAGGCGCAAATATTCGTGTGAGGTTTTTTTGATAAAGGCTCCGCCCCGCTGGCGCGAAAACTCGGTATTGTCGGGCTGAAATGGCCATGGAATAAAGGCGGTATAACCTCCGGTCGCCTGCTGGGAAAGACGTAAGCGTTCAAAATGTTCGATCAGGTCGGCGTTGCTTTCGCCAGCGCCGAACATCATCGTGGCGGTGGTGCGAATGCCGGCGTGGTGCGCCGCTTCCATGACGGCAATCCAACGATCCGCACTGATTTTATTCGGTGAAATCGCGCTGCGGAAGTGGTTGACTAAAACCTCTGCCCCTCCGCCGGGAATGGTTCCCAATCCAGCCGCTTTCAGTCGCAGCAGTGTTGCTTCGAGCGAAAGTTGACTCACTTTAGCGATATGATCCACCTCGGGCGCGCCAAAGCCGTGAATATGCAGCGCCGGAAAATCTTCTTTCATCCCCCGCAGCATTGCTTCATAGGCTTCAATCCCCTTGTCGGGATGCAGTCCGCCTTGGAGGAGAATCTGATTGCCGCCCGCGGCGATGGTTTCGCGAATTTTCTGGCGAAACGTTTCGCGATCCAGCCAGTAAGCATTTGGTGCATCAAGATCGGTGTAAAATGCGCAGAATGAGCATTTACACTCGCAGATATTGGTGTAATTGATGTTGCGGTCGATGACGTAGGTGACGTGTTCGGGCGATGCGGCAGCCAGTCGCCGCTGGTGTGCCAGTGCGCCCAGTGTGAGCAAATCACCCTGCTCTAGCAGAGCAATCCCTTCTTCCGGCGTAATTCGTTCGCCCGCGTCAATTTTGTCATATATTTTCTGCATGAAATCTCCTTGTTATCG includes:
- a CDS encoding response regulator → MEEDISRFLAAGMTAHLAKPVRKVDLLHTLGALFGPDTPHQAPQPACSRPAAGDFASQSVFNWKWISDNFEGDYELWHSMLERFFQETYPALVQALQQAIADGNQEEVALQLHRLKGLVGLFQAPQAFEKVRALEQKARRGESMTLRELEAIQQELAYTREVARRWPELI
- a CDS encoding CofH family radical SAM protein, yielding MQKIYDKIDAGERITPEEGIALLEQGDLLTLGALAHQRRLAAASPEHVTYVIDRNINYTNICECKCSFCAFYTDLDAPNAYWLDRETFRQKIRETIAAGGNQILLQGGLHPDKGIEAYEAMLRGMKEDFPALHIHGFGAPEVDHIAKVSQLSLEATLLRLKAAGLGTIPGGGAEVLVNHFRSAISPNKISADRWIAVMEAAHHAGIRTTATMMFGAGESNADLIEHFERLRLSQQATGGYTAFIPWPFQPDNTEFSRQRGGAFIKKTSHEYLRLLAVSRIYLDNFKNIQASWVTLWKKISRDF